The Coffea arabica cultivar ET-39 chromosome 6e, Coffea Arabica ET-39 HiFi, whole genome shotgun sequence genome contains the following window.
TTCCCCAGCTATTCATTACTATTATCCGGTACGTGTTGCCCTCAGAAGATCACACTATTCAGAAATTGCTGCTTCTCTATCTGGAGATCATTGACAAGACCGATGCTAAGGGGCGACTTCTACCTGAGATGATCTTGATCTGTCAGAACCTGAGGAACAATCTTCAGCATCCCAATGAGTACATTCGGGGGGTCACGCTGAGATTCCTATGCCGCCTGAATGAGGTGGAAATCATTGAGCCTTTGATCCCTTCTGTTCTGTCAAATTTGGAGCACCGACATCCATTTATCAGAAGGAATGCTATTCTTGCTGTGATGTCAATTTACAAGCTCCCGCAAGGAGAGCAGCTCTTGGCAGATGCTCCTGAGATGATTGAAAAGGTTCTCACATCCGAACAGGACCAATCGGCCAAGAGGAATGCATTTCTGATGCTGTTCAATTGTGCCCAGGATCGTGCAATTAATTACCTTTTGACTCATGTTGACAGAGTACCAGACTGGGGAGAGTTGCTTCAGATGGTAGTCCTGGAATTGGTCAGGAAAGTCTGTAGAACGAACAAGGCAGAGAAAGGGAAGTACATTAAGATTATTATCTCTCTGCTAAACGCCCCTTCTGCTGCTGTTATTTATGAATGTGCTGGAACTCTTGTTTCTTTGTCTTCTGCTCCTACAGCTATCAGGGCTGCTGCCAATACCTACTGCCAGCTTCTTCTGTCTCAGAGTGACAACAATGTCAAACTTATTGTGCTTGATCGTCTGAATGAACTGAAATCATCTCACAGGGACATTATGTTTGATTTGATAATGGATGTTCTTAGGGCACTTTCAAGCCCGAACCTTGACATTCGGAGGAAAACACTTGATATAGTTCTTGATTTGATCATGCCACGAAATGTCAATGAGGTTGTTCTCACTCTTAAGAAAGAAGTTGTGAAAACTCAAAGTGGCGAGCTGGAGAAGAATGGGGAGTACCGTCAAATGCTCATTCAAGCCATTCATTCCTGTGCTATAAAATTCCCAGAAGTTGCAAGCACTGTGGTCCACCTATTGATGGATTTCTTGGGTGACAGCAACGTTGCTTCTGCAATGGATGTGGTTGTTTTTGTGCGAGAAATTATTGAAACAAACCCAAAATTAAGGGTTTCCATAGTCACCAGGCTGCTTGACACGTTCTACCAGATTCGAGCTGCACGGGTTTGTTCTTGCGCTCTTTGGATTATTGGAGAATACTGCTTGTCCCTTTCTGAAGTCGAGAGCGGCATTGCAACCATTAAGCAGTGTCTTGGGGACTTACCCTTTTACTCTATTTCTGAAGAAGGGGATGCTGCTGATCCAGCAAAGAAATCTCAGCAGGTAACTTCCATCACCGTTTCATCCAGACGACCAGCTATCCTTGCTGATGGGACGTATGCCACTCAAAGTGCTGCTTCTGAAACTGCTTTCTCCCCTCCAACTGTTGTCCAAGGATCATTAACTACTGGAAATCTGAGATCTCTCCTCCTCACTGGTGATTTTTTCCTTGGGGCTGTGATTGCCTGCACACTGACAAAGCTTGTGCTGAGACTGGAAGAGGTTCAGCCTTCCAGGGTTGAAGTCAATAAAGCATCTACAAATGTACTGTTGATCATGGTTTCAATGCTACAGCTAGGGCAGTCTTCGGTTCTTCCTCATCCAATTGATAATGATTCTTATGATAGGATAGTTCTTTGCATAAGACTGCTGTGTAACACAGGGGATGAGGTCAGGAAGATATGGTTGAAGTCTTGCCGTGAGAGTTTTGTTAAGATGCTTTCTGATAAACAGCTACGCGAAACAGAGGAAATTAAAGCAAAAGCTCAGATTTCCCATTCACAGCCAGATGATCTGATTGACTTCTACCACTTGAAGAGTAGAAGGGTAAGCATTTTGCATTTGATTCTAATTGTGCTTTTGAAGAATGCAATTAGTTCAATTGCTTTGCTATCTTCATCAGATTTTCTCTCAATTTTGAGCACTTTATAGTTGTATACAGGGTTAGGTGATCTTGTTATACCTTTAGTAGATTCTTGATGAGAAAGTATTGCCtattttcaactttttctttGTTAAGCCAAGTTTGCCCTAATGTCAAATGTTTGTGGCTTAAGACTGCCCATGGGATTAGAGCTTGGGTGATGATGTTATGGATGGGAGTGCTGGTTTTGTTGATTGGTCAAACTAAGCAGCATTTTGATTTTGGATCTATCCTGTCTAAATTTCAGGGTAATGTATTGTTATTGTGCAGAAGTCATATTTTCAATTCCTTAAACATCATCATGGGAATTGAACTTAATACTTGCTGGAACTATGGTGCatctttttttaacaatttgagGGATCTTTCTTAAATAAGAAGTCACTTGTTTATGTGTAGCTTTCTTGGGTTCTGAAGGGCAACTTTCATCGTTTTGGTGGCTAGTTTCAATTACTTTCAGGGAATGCATTTTGGAAGATTACTTGGTGTTTGGTCCCTCATTGGTTTCTCTTTTCCAACATAAGTTTTGAAGGTACATTAGAGCTCCCTTAGTAGGGATTGAAGTGTATTTTGACACAGTGTTAGCCATATTTCAGGGCATGAGCCAGCTGGAGTTGGAAGATGAGGTCCAAGATGATCTAAAACGTGCCACAGGGGAATTCATTAAGGATGGAGATGATGCAAACAAGCTTAACCGTATTCTTCAGCTTACAGGTTTTAGCGATCCTGTGTATGCTGAAGCATATGTGACAGTTCACCACTATGATATCGTCCTGGATGTTACAGTCATTAATAGAACTAAGGAAACTCTGCAGAATTTGTGTTTGGAGTTGGCAACAATGGGAGATCTTAAACTAGTTGAGCGGCCACAGAACTACACTCTGGCTCCTGAATCAAGCAAGCAGATCAAAGCAAATATTAAGGTGTCCTCCACAGAGACGGGTGTCATATTTGGGAACATAGTCTATGAGACTTCGAATGTGCTTGAACGAACTGTCGTTGTCCTCAATGACATACACATTGACATCATGGACTACATCTCTCCTGCAGTGTGCAGTGATGCTGCTTTCAGAACTATGTGGGCAGAATTTGAATGGGAGAACAAGGTATCTTCATATTcacaaggaatttttttttttttacacttatTCCTAGCTTTGATGTTGAATTATATTTGTTATATCCCCAGTTTTTCGTGCTGTTGCATTACCTAAAAATGTCTCAAGGTGAATTAGTTAAGAATGTTAGAAAGGGTGACGAAGTGACAATAATTGAAGATTGCTTGAGTTGTCTGCTATATGGAACTGGAGTATTGTAATTTATACATGCTAAGGCATTTTGTTGTTTTGGGTATTGCAAGGTGGTTGCTTTCTCCAAAATCATTTTGCTTTTCAACCTAGAGCAAGGATGAGTAACAAAGTTAGGAATTCTACTAGCAATTTGTCAACCACTTTTACATTTTCAACTAGCAATTGGTCAATCACTTTGACAATTTCAAATCACAAAGAAGAATATTCATAAATATCCCAACAACACTCTCTCTATTCTCTATTTGTTGAATACATGCCACAAACTGGATGACTCTCAACAGAAGTTTACCGGTAAACCCTGTGTATTTTTTCTCAAGTGTTTACACGATTATCTCTGACAAAGTGTTGTCTGTGGCAGGTTGCTGTAAATACTGTTATTGAAGATGAGAAGGAATTCCTTGACCATATTATTAAGTCAACCAACATGAAATGCCTGACTGCGCAGTGAGTTTCAGTCACTCCAATACATGATTCTTTTGATAAAGCTATTGTGGGTTGAGATTTGGCATGTGTGAGGACAATGGTCAATCCCTGTGATGTGCCCTCTGTCTCTGCATTTTGTAGTTGGTTCTTTTGTCATTCTTCATGAAGATGATGTACTTTGCTTGTCTAATCATCATGCACAGAATAAATCACCAGAGCCTTCGTCTTGCTTGTATCTTACTGTGTGATGACATAGTTCAATTTTGTTGTAATTTGTAAAACAGCTTTTGGAATTGGTTGATCTACATCAATCCTATGATGTCACTACCTTATTATGAATTTTGGATGCTTCTTTCAGGTCAGCTTTGGAAGGTGAGTGTGGATTCCTTGCCGCTAACCTTTATGCAAAGAGTGTGTTTGGAGAGGACGCTTTGGTGAATGTCAGCATTGAGAAACAGGCAGATGGTAAGTTGAGTGGTTATATTAGAATAAGAAGCAAGACTCAAGGAATTGCTCTCAGCCTGGGGGACAAAATCACTCTTAAGCAGAAGGGAGGTAGCTGAATTCTGGATGCACTGTTAGTCTTAGTGCCGTAATAGTGGTATGTAACTATCTATggccaacccccccccccccccctcctccttcctccaacacaaaaaaaaaataaaaaaatccttctttccttcttttccctCTCCCCTTCCAGTCCCCCTTTTAGTATTTCTTTATGAATGTTAGTGCATCttctttttttcagttttttgtaGTGTGTACCTTGGAGAATATGAAGGGGAAAGAGTAGAACTGTTCTTCTGTGTCATTTCATGTTGGCAAGGAATGCCTTGAAACCATAATGAAAAAGTCACGGGATTATCTTTTAATTTGTGGCTGTACAATCTTCAGGTTCACAAGTTTGGATGAAATCATTGGGGCTCTTTCAACACATTTCCTGG
Protein-coding sequences here:
- the LOC113697578 gene encoding coatomer subunit beta-1-like translates to MEKSCSLLVHFDKGTPALANEIKEALEGNDVPAKVDAMKKAVMLLLNGETLPQLFITIIRYVLPSEDHTIQKLLLLYLEIIDKTDAKGRLLPEMILICQNLRNNLQHPNEYIRGVTLRFLCRLNEVEIIEPLIPSVLSNLEHRHPFIRRNAILAVMSIYKLPQGEQLLADAPEMIEKVLTSEQDQSAKRNAFLMLFNCAQDRAINYLLTHVDRVPDWGELLQMVVLELVRKVCRTNKAEKGKYIKIIISLLNAPSAAVIYECAGTLVSLSSAPTAIRAAANTYCQLLLSQSDNNVKLIVLDRLNELKSSHRDIMFDLIMDVLRALSSPNLDIRRKTLDIVLDLIMPRNVNEVVLTLKKEVVKTQSGELEKNGEYRQMLIQAIHSCAIKFPEVASTVVHLLMDFLGDSNVASAMDVVVFVREIIETNPKLRVSIVTRLLDTFYQIRAARVCSCALWIIGEYCLSLSEVESGIATIKQCLGDLPFYSISEEGDAADPAKKSQQVTSITVSSRRPAILADGTYATQSAASETAFSPPTVVQGSLTTGNLRSLLLTGDFFLGAVIACTLTKLVLRLEEVQPSRVEVNKASTNVLLIMVSMLQLGQSSVLPHPIDNDSYDRIVLCIRLLCNTGDEVRKIWLKSCRESFVKMLSDKQLRETEEIKAKAQISHSQPDDLIDFYHLKSRRGMSQLELEDEVQDDLKRATGEFIKDGDDANKLNRILQLTGFSDPVYAEAYVTVHHYDIVLDVTVINRTKETLQNLCLELATMGDLKLVERPQNYTLAPESSKQIKANIKVSSTETGVIFGNIVYETSNVLERTVVVLNDIHIDIMDYISPAVCSDAAFRTMWAEFEWENKVAVNTVIEDEKEFLDHIIKSTNMKCLTAQSALEGECGFLAANLYAKSVFGEDALVNVSIEKQADGKLSGYIRIRSKTQGIALSLGDKITLKQKGGS